The proteins below come from a single Bactrocera tryoni isolate S06 unplaced genomic scaffold, CSIRO_BtryS06_freeze2 scaffold_25, whole genome shotgun sequence genomic window:
- the LOC120780275 gene encoding uncharacterized protein LOC120780275: MNYTTKIGMDLINFKRFPAVVSSRPAIQVNTLKRRCETCKTDKIDNKTTAVCDHCLIPTCTKHYIRTCEKCYFAKYSAEADSGSDEEVDNTRTTSTHVDIISILFSSRNLISSNLYWFTPLAFHISGDFLRA; encoded by the exons atgaattataCAACTAAAATTGGAATGGACTTGATCAATTTCAAACGGTTTCCTGCAGTGGTGAGCTCGCGTCCGGCAATACAG GTCAACACTTTGAAACGGCGGTGTGAAACCTGCAAAACTGATAAGATCGATAATAAAACAACAGCAGTTTGTGACCATTGCCTTATTCCGACATGCACTAAACACTATATAAGGACGTGTGAAAAGTGCTATTTTGCAAAATACAGTGCCGAAGCTGACTCAGGCAGTGATGAAGAAGTGGACAATACTCGAACAACATCTACACACGTTGacattatatcaatattattttcatccagaaatctaataagttccAATTTATACTGGTTTACACCCTTAGCATtccatatatcgggtgattttttaagagcttga
- the LOC120780274 gene encoding uncharacterized protein LOC120780274, whose translation MPFYRAVMSLHWFEQLCRFIRFDDSRTRTERLRYHKLAPIRNALTIFLANLTIPFVPGEVYLGAQPNEQRSLGIARNLVMRLSNQYLDRGVNITMDNFFTSYELADDLLVRNTTLVGTIRGNKPQLPKLFTSSEEAKKGVYLNLCFVFQNQCN comes from the exons ATGCCTTTTTATAGAGCAGTGATGTCACTACATTGGTTTGAGCAATTATGCCGTTTTATACGCTTTGACGATTCCCGGACTCGCACTGAGAGACTACGATACCACAAATTGGCACCTATTCGCAATGCATTGACAATATTCTTGGCGAATTTGACGATACCATTTGTCCCAG GCGAAGTATATTTGGGTGCACAGCCTAATGAACAGCGGTCGCTTGGTATTGCGCGCAATCTTGTTATGCGACTCAGCAACCAATATTTGGACAGGGGTGTGAATATCACgatggacaactttttcacaAGTTATGAATTGGCGGATGATTTGCTTGTGCGGAATACCACGTTGGTGGGCACAATACGAGGCAATAAGCCACAATTGCCAAAACTATTTACATCCTCTGAAGAAGCAAAAAAAGGGGTGTATTTAAAtctgtgttttgtttttcaaaatcaatgcaATTAG